The sequence below is a genomic window from Chitinophagaceae bacterium.
CCTCGGACTTTTATACTTTAATGAAGTATTTCAGAATATTACCATTGGCGATAAACTGGAAGGATTTATCAAAACCATCCGCCCCGATAATAAAATAGATGTTGCCCTTGGTAAACCCGGTTATCAGAAAGTAGAAGATGAAGCAGATAAGATCCTGCGTCTACTCAAGCAAAAAAGCGGTTACCTGCCTTACCATGATAAATCAGCACCGGAAGAAATCTATGAAGTATTTGGTATGAGTAAGAAAACCTTCAAGATGACGGTGGGTAAACTCTACAAGGAAAAAAAGATTGAACTGACGAAGACAGGAATGAAGTTGCTGGAAAGTTGAACCAAACAGCCGGTTTATTCGTATTTATAATAATGCATCGCTTTATTTCCATCATACTTGTTTTTCAGCTCCTGTTTGCATGCAACCAAAAGAAGGGGTATGAAGCGCCAAGACCATATGTACCACCTGTAATTCCTCCTGTTCTTACCAGTCCGGCAAAAACATATCTTGCTTTAGGCGATTCCTATACAATCGGGCAGCGTGTTCCCGAAGCCGCCCGTTTTCACAATCAAACTGCCGCCTGGTTAAAACTCAGTGGCATCAATCTTACGGTATTAAATGTTACGGCCACCACCGGTTGGACTACCAACAGCCTCCAAAGCGCACTCAATGTTCAAAACCCGGTAAACCATGATGTGGTGAGTTTGCTCATTGGGGTAAACGATCAGTATCAAACACATGATACAACCGGATACCGTCAGCGTTTTACGCTGCTATTAGAAAGAGCCATTCAGCTTGCAAGAGGTAAAAAAGAAAATGTATTTGTGCTTTCTATCCCCGATTACAGCGTAACTCCTTTTGCTGCCGGTTATGATACAGCACGCATCCGTTTGGAAATTGACTGGTTCAACGCTATCAATAAAGAAGTAACCGCATCTTACAATTGTGCTTACTTAGATATTACTCCTTCTACCCGTGAAGCACGATATAACCCTTCACTGATTGCAACGGATGGGCTGCATCCTTCCGGTTCTGAATATAAAAAATGGGCGGATCGTTTAGGTCTGTTGATGTTACCCGTTTTGAAATAAAGAAGCTGTTTTGTTTTTAATGTAAAGCAGGATCTCTTCGCCGTTGCAGATTGCTGAACAAGATATAAAAAGGGCTTAATGAACCTGCAAAACTTTAATGACAGCCCGTTGTACTTAATAAATGAATCAGTTGAAATTAAAGCAAAATTTTTTATATTTTTAAGAGTGCTGGTTTGCCGGAGTACTTTCAAATAACATGTAGCATTTGCAACAAAAAAGAGCAACCCCGGTTCAGGTATCTTAAAAATAAAATACATGATATCGAAATACAGGAGAATTCATGAATTGGAATATCATATTGTCCGCATTCTGGCAATGTGTAATATTTGGTGGATTGGTTGCAAAATCTACAGAAATCCGTTCACATCTTTTAAAGTCATCGTCAGGCTTATCAGAAGAATCAGCAATATGCTTGATATCAAAAACCTTGTTCGTGCTTATAAAATTGATGGCAGGTATGTATGGGATATGTTTCATCCATCCTGGCCATCTGCAGGTTTTAACAGGTTTTATAAAAGCCATTTACTCGAATTACAACCTGTTACCGGTAATGAGCAAACGATCAGGAGGCTGCTCATTGCCATCACCAAAGATGTCCCCTGCAATGCGAACATTGCAGTGAAGCCGCAACACTGTATAACAGGGATGCCCTTTACTTTCGATGAGTTTATTGAAAAAATTGAACCCTTTGTTCAAAAAAGGTGTGGGCCAGTTAATCTACTCCGGTGGAGAACCATTAAGCCGCTTTGAAGATCTGTTGAAATTTCTGGCACATTTTAAAGAAAGATGCAACCAGTGGGTGTATACATCAGCGTATGGATTAACTTTTGAAAAAGCACAGCAGCTGAAAAAAGCCGGATTAGATGGTGCTGCCATCAGCCTTGATCATCATCTTGAAGAAGGACACAATACCTTCAGGGGTAATAAAAACTCCTATTACTGGGTTTTAGAGGGAATCAAAAACCTGCACGCTACAGGTATATTTGTTGCAATCAACGTATGTCCATCCAGGCATTACATTGATTCGGGGGGTATACCAAAACTTATTGACTTAGCTAAAAAACTGGAAGTGCCGGTTGTAAATATTTTAGAACCGAGAGCGGTAGGCAATTACCAGGATAAAGATGTTGAACTGCATCAATCACACAAAGACTACCTGCAGAATTTAAGCAACAAATACAATTTTAACCGTGAATACTTTGCTTATCCAACCTTTTTGTTTCCGGCAGGTACAAGAAAAAAAATGCCATGTGGCGGGGGGAAATTTTATGCACTCTTAGATTATGACGGCACGTTATTTCCCTGCCCTTTCTGCAAAGTAAAAATAACTGCTCATCAAACTGAGGTTGCTTTATGTAAAGCAGAATAAATTCTGCTCTGTTCAAATTCATTTTTTAATCATGGGCAGTGAATCAAAATCACTCTTTAATTCTTTGCTGTTCTGTTGATGATATCAAAATAAAGATCACGTGAAAATCTTGACAACTGCCCTGGGTTCTTAAATTTCTTTAATTCTTTCAGATGGGTCTTCCCGGTAAACTCATCTTTTTGAAATGTAATACCCTTTACTGCGAAGTATCAATGTTCGTTTTAATTCAGGATTTGTATGTAATGACTTAAAGGTTACTTTAGTTGAAGACTCTTTGCCCATGTGTTCCATATATAGATCATCATCAAAACTTAACGCCTGAGTAAAGTCCTGCCCGTCACTTCCTGTTGC
It includes:
- a CDS encoding SGNH/GDSL hydrolase family protein — protein: MHRFISIILVFQLLFACNQKKGYEAPRPYVPPVIPPVLTSPAKTYLALGDSYTIGQRVPEAARFHNQTAAWLKLSGINLTVLNVTATTGWTTNSLQSALNVQNPVNHDVVSLLIGVNDQYQTHDTTGYRQRFTLLLERAIQLARGKKENVFVLSIPDYSVTPFAAGYDTARIRLEIDWFNAINKEVTASYNCAYLDITPSTREARYNPSLIATDGLHPSGSEYKKWADRLGLLMLPVLK
- a CDS encoding radical SAM protein produces the protein MGQLIYSGGEPLSRFEDLLKFLAHFKERCNQWVYTSAYGLTFEKAQQLKKAGLDGAAISLDHHLEEGHNTFRGNKNSYYWVLEGIKNLHATGIFVAINVCPSRHYIDSGGIPKLIDLAKKLEVPVVNILEPRAVGNYQDKDVELHQSHKDYLQNLSNKYNFNREYFAYPTFLFPAGTRKKMPCGGGKFYALLDYDGTLFPCPFCKVKITAHQTEVALCKAE